The following is a genomic window from Aminiphilus circumscriptus DSM 16581.
AGTGTTTTCGAAAGAGCCTTCCGGAGGGGCGTTTGCAGAAGAAGCCTTCCAGAGAAGTGTTTCGGAGAGGCGTTTTTCAGAAGAGTATCCGGAGAAGCTTTCCGAAGGGGCGTTTGCAGAAGGAGCATCCGGAAAAGCGTTCCGGAGGAGCGTTTGCAGAAGAAACCTTCCGGAGGAGCGTTTCGTTTGTGGAAAGAGCATTCGGAGACATGGTTCGAAAAGGTTTTTTCAAAAGAGAGTTCCGGAGGAGCATGTTCAGAAGAACATGCCGGAGGAAGCATTTCGGAAGCGCCTTTTCACGTCGTGCGTGTTTTCAGACGGACATCCCGGAGGAGGAGCGTCGTGGGACGAACGAGCGATGCACGAGAACGCCTGCTGTATGCGGCGCTGGATCTTATCTGGACCCGGACCTACGACGCCGTGGGTGTGGAGGCCATCTGTCAGGCCGCGGAGGTCAAAAAGGGCAGCTTCTACCATTTCTTCGCCTCCAAGGAGGATCTGGCCGCCCAGGCGCTAGAGGAACACTGGGAGCACTCTCTTCCCGCCATGCGCCGCATCTTCGCCGCCGAAAAAGACCCCCTGGAGCGCCTCTTCGACTATTTCGACCAGGTCCGTCGCCTCAACGTGGAACGCCGCGCCGGAGGAGGATGCATCTGCGGCTGCCCCTACCTGCACGTGGGAGCCGAGATGGTCCAGGGAAGCGAGCGGATCACGCGCACGGTCCACCGGATCCTCGCGGGGCATTTCGCCTTTTTCCGCCAGGCGATCTCGGACGCCCGCGACGCGGCAAAGATCGACTCCGGCGCGGATGTGGCGCTTTTGGCCCGCGCGGTCTTCGCCCTCTTCGAGGGAACGCTCGTCCTGGCGCGGGTGCACAACGACCTTGCGTACCTGGACGACCTGATTCCCGGAACGAAGCGGATTTTGGGTGTGACGACCTAGGGAATCTCTGAATAAGGCTACGTCAGCCCTGAAAGTGCCTCGCGGAGCCTGATGCCGAGTCAGGGGAAAGCGAAAGATCTTTATTCAGGGCTTCCCTGGGATCTGTGACGGCTTGGGAGGTGTGACGATCCAGGCGGTGTGAGGACAGAGAGGAGGAGATGCGCGATGGAGAAGAGTGACATGGGAAAGAGCGACATGGACAAGAGCCGCATGGAAAAGATCAACGTGGGAAACAATCCGTTTCTGCTGCCCCAGCCACAGGTTCTGGTGGGGGCGATGCTCGGTGACCGGGTGAACTTTCAGGCCGTGGCCTGGGTCAGCCGGGTCAACGCAAGACCGGCGTACATGGCCGTCGCCCTGGGAGACCACGCCACACGGGACGGCGTTGTCGCCAACGGAGAGTTCAGCATCAACATTCCCTCCGTGGATCTGGTGGCGGAGACGGACCTCATGGGCCTCGTGAGCGGTCGCCAGGTGGACAAATCCGCATTTTTCGAGGTGTTCTACGGTTCCCTGAGCAAGGCGCCCCTGATCCGGCAGTGCCCGGTGGCCATGGAGTGCCGCGTCGTGAAGACCGTGGAACTGCCCGCGGACCTGCTCTTCATCGGTGAGGTGATCGGCACCTGGACGGAAGAGCGCTATCTCACGAACGGTATGCCCGACGTCACGAAGGTGCGTCCTTTCGTGCTCACCATGCCGGACAATGCCTACTGGGCGGTGGGCGAGAAGGTGGGCAAGGCCTGGCACGACGGCCTGCCCCTCCGGGAACGGCTCACGTCGCTGCTCTGATCCCTGGAGCGGAACAAACGAGGAGGCGCGCTCGAAGCGCGGTCAATGGTCAATGAAGGAGGCGGAGAAACAAATGAAGCTGCTCGCCGTGAACGGCAGTCCGAGAAAGAACTGGAACACCGCGACGCTCCTCGGCAAGGTCTGCGAGGGGGCGGCGTCGGTGGGTGCTGAAACCGACCTGGTGCATCTCTACGATCTGGACTACAAGGGGTGCACGAGTTGTTTCGCCTGCAAGACCAAGGGAATGCCCCGGAAGGGACGGTGCGCCATGCGGGACGGCCTGACCCCGCTGCTTGATGCGGCGTGGGCGGCGGATGCCCTTGTGTTGGGCTCCCCCGTCTATCTCGGAGGAATGACCGGGGAGATGCGCTCCTTCTTCGAGCGCCTCGTGTTTCCTGCGCTGGTCTACTCCGATCCGCCCCGGTCGCTCTTTCCGAGGCGGATTCCGACGGCCGTGCTCTACACGCTGGGGGCCACGGAAGAGCAGAGTCGCCAGGCTGGCTTTGAGACGGCCATGGAACTCTCCCGGATGCTGCTGGAGATGTTTCTCGGCAAGGCGGAGCTGCTGTGCAGCTACGACACGCTCCAGTTTTCCGACTATTCGAAGATGGACGCGGAGCGCTTCGATCCCGAGGCGAAGGCGGCGCGGCGGCGGGAGGTCTTTCCCCGGGACTGCGACAAGGCCTTCGAGCTGGGCCGCCGTCTCGTCAGCGCTCCGTGAAAACTGTCCCGCCCTCGCAATTCCCTGGTTTCCTCGGATTCTCTGAGGGATGAGGCCTCATCGAAGAAAAACTCGGTTTCGGTGAGGAAGATTGTTCCCTGCATCCCTCGGATTCTCTGAGGGATGAGGGACCTCTGCAAAGCGCCACGCTGACCTCAGGAGGGCGCGGCGGCGCCCCGAGGGTGAGGAGAGAAAAAACCCTCTGAAAGCAGGGCTTTCCCGAAGATCAAGAGGATTTCCGGAGACGGCGAAGGCGTGCGTCGTTCGTCGCCTTGAGTCCGAGCTTGCTCGGAAAACCCTGGGAACCTCTGATCAAGGAGGAATTGTCCTCTCTTGATCTCCATCGCCTCGCGTTTTTCCGGGGGTGGCGTGGCGTTTTTCAGAGGTTCCTCTGCATAAGTGGTTTTTCCTCTCTCGCGATCTCCATCGCCTCGCGTTTTTCCAAGGGCGACGTGGTGTTTTTTCAGGACTTTCCCGAAGCTCAGAGGATCTCCAGAAACGCCTCGATGCGGGTGCGCAGGTTCTCCCGGTCCGAGGGGGAGAAGTCCGTCTCGATGTGCAGGAAGGGAAGCCCCAGCGTCTCCCGCACGAAGGTCCCCACGGCGGTGGACTCGATGTTGTAGGTGTGGCAGGACTGCCAGGTGAGATCAATCACGCCCTGCACGGCAAAGTCCCTCGCCATGCGTCCCAAAAGCTCCAGGCGCCGCGTGTTGGGGCTCATGACCGAGCAGGGAATGCGCAGATATTTCTCCGCCAGGACCGTGAGCATGTCCCGGGGGTCCTCCTCGTCGGCCAGATAGTCCACGACCTTGTAACCGCCGCAGTTCTCCATGGCCACCACAGCGCCGCCGCCGTCCTCCACGAGTTCGATCACCTTGCCGGTCTCGATGCCCACGGGCACGCCCGTGAGGAGCACCCGGGGCGCGGAGGCCGGAGCGCCCCGGAATTTCCCGGAGGTGTCCGCGTCGATCTCCGCCAGAAGCTCCTCCGCCAGGGCCAGCCCCATGCCTCGCACGTCGCTGTAGGCGGTGACGGACATCACCTCCAGCAGATTCCTGCCGCTCAAGGGGGCGGGGATGCGCCGGTTCGCGTCGAAAAGGCGCTTCAGAAGGCGCATCTCCCGGTTCGTGGCCCGGGCGGCGTCGCGCAGGGCCTCCTCGGTGATGGTTCTGCCCGTGTGGGTTTCGAGGAACTGCTTCAGTCGCTCCAGCTCGCCCCGCCAGAGGGGGAGGGCGTGGGGGGCGTCGGGAAGCTGGGGAAGATCCATGATGTGCAGCGGTTTCAGGCGCCCCATGAATTCGTAGGCCTTCTTCCGCCCGTCGCAGGTGGTCTGGGCGAAGAGAATGTCGCAGAAGTGGAAGTAGGGGCAGGTGTCCGTGGCGGCCAGATCGTAGAGCGTCTTCACCACGGGGCAGAGATTGGCGGGCAGGTCCCGGCTCGCCGCCGGAAGTGGGTCCTGCTTGTAGCCGCAGAGCGCCACGGGAATGCCCCCCGCGGCGAGAACGAGTTCCCGGGGGCTGTAGGTGCAGTAGAGCCCCACCACGGGAACGCCCGCTTCCTTGGCGTCCCGCACGGCGAGGAGTTTCGCCTCCCGGAGCGCCGGAATCTTCGACAGCGCCGCGGGGGCGTGCCGTGGCGCTCCCATGGCGTGCCCTTCGTCGCCCTTGTCGCCCTTGTGCTGTGTGCGCTGGAGTGTCGTCATGCGGACATTCCTTCCTTTCTGCGATTCAGGAGGATCGCCAGGGCGATGACGCCGTAGGCGATGAAGGAGCGGCAGTATTCGCCGATGGCCGCGTTGGACAGGGTGTTCTGTCCCGCCATGGGGGAGACCACGAAGAGCGTGTGGAAGAGCACTACCCCCAGCACGGCCTGCCCCACCGTGGCGGAGCGCAGCGTGGCGCCCCCCGCTAGGAGCGCCGCGGCGGCGAAGATATCCGACAGAAGATGCCCCGTGTAGACGTTGAGAATGCTCAGGTCCTGAATGTAAATGAGCTGCCCGCAGGCGCCGAGCACGGTGGAGAGCACCATGGCCTGAAGGCGCAACCGGTCCGGAACGATGCCGCAGAGGGCCGCCCGGTCCCGGTCGTCCGCCACGGCCCTGGCGTGGAGGCCGAAGCGGGAATGGAGCAGCCAGTGCACCGCCGCCGCGAAGAACAACACCACCACAAGCGACCCCACCGAGAAGGAGACGCCTCCCACCGTCACGTGTCCCACGTTCCGGAGAATGTGCCGGAAGAACTCAAGATCCACGGAGTTGCGCAGTCCGCTTCCCTTGGAGAGGAGCACCGACGGATTCGCCACGGCGATCAGCCGCCCCGGCACGCCCAGGCAGAGCAACTGGTACAGGTTCGACCCCAGCAGGCCGATGACGATGGAGACGATCATCTCCCGCCCCTTCACCCGGTTCAGCACCGTGCCGATGAGCGCCCCCAGAAGCGCCGCGAGGGGCAGCGCCACCGCCAGGGCGGTCCCCACGGCCGCGCCTCCGCTCAGCCCCGCGCAGGCGGCGATCAAAAGCCCCCCCTGGGCCGCCATGGCCCCCACGGGAAGGGCGAAGTTCAGCCCCATGCCCGCCGTGATGGGCAGAATGAGCGCGAGGGCGAGCACCGTGTCACGGCAGAGGCGGGTGAGCACCTCCTCCGCCACGAAGGGAAGGCTCAGTCCCGCCAGCCGGATTCCCACGGCGCAGAGCACCAGAAAGAGCAACGGCATGGGATGGGCGGCGAGCCATGCCCCGGCCCGCCCCGCGGCGCTTCCGCCCGCTCCGGCTCCCGCGTTTCCTCCGCCGTGCGCGCCGCCGTTTCCTTCGCTCGCATCCCGTTCCGGAACCGAAACCGCCGGAGGCGGTCCTCCCGCTGCGCTATCGCCGAAGAAAGGCATAGAGGATCACTCCGTTCGTGACGACCATGCGGAAAAGCTCCGTCGTCTCCGAGGCGAGATAGGCGTTCGCCACGGGCGTGGAGAGCAGGTACATGGTTTGGTAGATGGCCACGCCGAGAAGGGCGTTCGCCGCCCCGGCCCGCCATCTGGAGGCGCCGCCCACGAGGAGGGCGCACACGGCGGGAAAGGTCATGACCGACGCCGACTCGTAGAGTTCGGCGAAGCCGTAACTTTGGGCGTAGACGCAGATGCCCACGGCGGCGAGCACGGTGGACAAGAGCGCCGACGCGATGCGGCGTCCCTCCACGGAGATGCCCAGGATGCGGGCGTAGCGCTCGTTCTCCCCCACCACGGAGAAGGTCTTTCCCGTCGCCGTGGCGTAGAAAAGGGCCACCAGCGCCAGCAGCACCCCCGCGAAGAGCAAAAGCCCCAGCGGCACCGCCACGCCCCCCACCGTCAGGTCGAACCCCTTGTCGAGCACCCCCGCGAAGAAGGGATCGAGGCCGATGCGGGGGCGCAGCCCCTGTCCTCCCACGGGGTAGAGCATCTTCCGGTTCGAAAAGGGAGCGAGCGTCCAGAAGACGGACATGAGAGGAAGAAAGGCGTAGCCCAGAAAGACCCCCGCCACCTCCTCCCGCCCCTTGGCGACGTTGAGAATGCGCCCGTAGACATAGCCGAAGAGACTTCCCACCGCCACGGCCCCGCCGAGGGCCGCCGCGAAGCCCGCCGCGCCGGTCAGCCGTGCGTTCATGGAGAGGCACATGCCCAGAAGCCCCGCGGAGACGCCGATGGGCATGCCGAAGTTGAGCCCCATGCCCGCCCGCATCATGGGAACGAGGGAGAGCACCAGCACGGCGCTCATGCCGAGCTTGCGCAGCGCATCCCCGGCGAGCCTCGCCGGATCGATGCCCGCCTTCAGCGCCAGGGCCAAGAGCACCACAAGAAAAACGAGCATGATCCTCGTGGGCGGGGAGATGTGCCGCATCATCGCCTTGCCTCCGGTGCGCCGGGCACGGCTCCGACGAGACCTCCGCCGCACTCCGGCCCGTTCGCCGCGCCGTCCCCGTCCGCCTCCCGGTCCATCTCCATCGCGGCGAGGAGCGCCGCCTCGTCCGCGTCTCGGCCGAGCATCCGCCGCACCTGTCCCTCCCGGAGCACGGCGATGCGGGAACAGAAGCCCACAAGGTCCTCGGGCTCGCCGGAGCAGATGACGATGGTCATGCCCTCCTCGCGGTTCAGCTCCGCGAACCACTCCAGAAGAGCCCGCTTGGTCCGCAGATCCACTCCCCGTGTGGGCTCGCACACCACCAGCACCGTCGGAGAGAGCCCCGCCGCCTTCGCCACCGCCACCTTCTGCTGGTTTCCGCCCGAGAGCTCCCGCACGGGCTGGTTCAGGGAGACGCAGGTGATGCCGTAGCGCCGCACCGCTTCCTCGGCGTAGCGCTCCGCCTCGGCGCGGTCGAAGAGCCCCAGCGGCCCCATGCGACGAAAGCGCCCCGCCAGCGCGTAGGCGGGAAACGTGAGATTCTCCAGCACGCTCCGCTCCAGAAGCAGACTGTCCCGGCGGCGGTCCTCGGAGAGAAAGGCAACGTGTCGCCGGAACGACGCGTCCCGCACCGTCACGGTGCGCCCCGCGAGGCGGAGCGTTCCCGAAAAAGGCATGTGCTCCTCCGAGAAGAAGCGCGAAAAGGCCCCCTTGCCCTGACCGAGGAGGCTCGTGACGCCCAGGATCTCCCCGGGTCGGACCGCAAGGCAGAAGTTTCGGAGGTTCTCGTCCGGCGTTGCGGTGGTCACGTTCTCGAAGGCCAGCACCGGCGGGGCTTCCTCCGCCGTTTTTCCGCCCGCCGGAACCGCCGGGATGGTTGCGCCCTTCCCTTTTTCTTCTCCTTCTCTCTCCGGATGTGCCCTCTGTCCCGAATGCTTCGGGTTCTTCAGGGCGCATGTCTCCGGGAGGATCGCCGCGCATCCGTCGGGTCCGGGTTCGGTGTCGGGCCTGGAGGCGTGCGGCGCCACGGCGAAAAGGTCCCCGCCGAACATGGCCCGCACAAGCGTGCGCTCGTCCGCGTCCCTCCGGGAGAAGATCCCCGCCACTTCCCCGTCCCGGAGCACCACCATGCGGTCCGCCAGGGCGATTGCCTCGGAGATCTTGTGGGAGACGAAGAGCACCCCCGTTCCCCGGGCCGCGAGGGTCCGCACCGCGTCGAGCACGGTGTCGCTGTCGCCGCGGTTCAGGCACGACGTGGGCTCGTCGAGCAGAAGCAGGCGCAGATCGCCCCGGCTGCGCTCCCGGGCGAACTCCACCAGGTGCCGCACCGGCAGGGAGAGACGTCGCACGGGCACTTCCGTTCCGGCCCGGATGCCCAGTTCCGCCAGGACCGCCGCGCCCTCCTCCCGTTGCGCCGCCCGGTCCACCCAGTCGAGGAAGGCGAGGCGCCCCGGCAGAGACGTGCGGGTCCGCTCCCGGGTGAGGAACAGATTTTCCGCCGCGGAAAGCCCCGGCAACAGGGAGAGTTCCTGGTGCACCATGCCGATGCCCGCCCGCAGCGCATCCCGGGGGGAACGCAGCGAAAGGGGCACACCGTCGAGGACGATGCGCCCCTGCCAGGACCCCGTGGCGAAAATCACCTCGTGTCCGGAGAGAATGTGCAGCAGCGTGCTTTTCCCTGAGCCGTTGGCCCCGAGAAGCGCCACGATCTCTCCCCGGGCGAGGGAGAAGGAGACGTTTCTCAGGGCCTCACAGTCTCCGTACCGCTTGGAGAGCCCGGAAATGTCAAGCAGTGTCTCCACGACGGCGCAATCGGCTTCTCTTAGTAGATGATGGATTCCATGATCATCACGAGATAGTTCGGCATGTCCTGATAGTGGTTGAACTCCGCGCCCACGCCGAAGAGGGACTTCCCGAAGGCCTCGAGTTCCTTGGCGTCCGTCGCCTTGAAGGAGGGATCCTCGATCATGCGCTTCGCCACCTCCACGGCGAACTCCGGCAGGTAGATCGTCACCGGAATGGGCCATCCCGCAAGGCGCCCCGTCATGCCGTGGGCCGCCGCGTACTCCCGGATCATGGCGTTGATCTTCTCGAAATTTCCCTGGTCCTCCGGCTCGATCTCGAGCCCCATCACCGTGGGAAACGCCTGGGTGGGCGTGGGGCAGCACTGCTCCGCCACGATGAAGCCCTGCTTGATGGCCTCGTCGATGATCACGTCGTACATGGGGCAGTTGGAGCCGAAGACATTCGTGTCCTTGCCGTAGAGGGCGATCTGTCGGGGCAGGTCCTCCCGCAGGAACTGCTGCATGGCCGCCACGCCGTCACCGGCCTGCGGGTCCGGCGTGATGACCTCCACGAAGGTCATGCCCAGCTCGGCGCAGGTCTTCTCCATCATGCTCTTGCGCATGGAGATGACTTCCTTCGCGAGGTGCGTGGGGAAGGAGTAGTGGATGAACGTCTTGGCCCCCATCTTCTGGGCCTTGCGCACGATGGTCTCCCCCCGGCGGATCCAGTCCGTGTCCAGGCAGAGATCAATGTGTTTGCTCATGAGCACCGGGTCGTCCCAGATGGGAGCGGTGATGAAGAGAATGTCCGGGCGCTTCTCCTTCACCTTCTGGATGGCCGGGAGAAAGCCCGATCCGCCGGAGGCGATGACGATGGCCTTCATCTGCGGATCGTCCGCCAGGGAGACGATCTGGCTGATGGTGGTCTCGATCTCGGCGTTGAAATTGTCCGGATGCGTGATGTGCTTCACGATATCGGGGTACTTCTTCGCCATGTTCTGCCCGGCCCGGAACTCGTCCTCGCTGGAGGAGAGCGTGGGGGTCATGATGGCGATGCGGAAGGGTTCCGCCGCAAAGGCGGGGCCACAACAGGAAGGTGCGGCGAAAGACATACCTCCGCCGGACAGAAGAACCGCGAGCACGAGAGCCAGACACTTGCGAAACACCACAACCGCCTCCTACGAGAGAAAATCGAGTCCGCCCCCGCGGGGCGGTGCATCGTGACCACCTTCGCCGCAAAGGGTCGTGCGCCCTTTTTCCGGCGCGCCTCCCCGTGGCAGAGTGGTGCATTCCGAATAATAATAGAAGATATACCTTGCGTCAATGAGCACGAAAGGGTTGCGCGGTCGGACATTTTTACTGTCCGTTGCCATGAGAACGAGAGCGTTGCGGCATGGCGCTTCCCGGCAGGAGCGCGGGTCGCGGGCGGCAGCGACGCAAGCCCTCGGGCGGAAAGGGCCGCGAGAAACACCTAGGCCACACCCCTGTCGATGCCGCAGAGAATGCCCCCGCAACGCCGCGAAGGGATCGCTTTCCCGGCGAGCCGGAAGTTGTGTGCGTTCCGCCCGCGCAAAAAGGGTTTCATCGTGTTCGGAGTTGAGTGCGTCAAGTTGCACAAAAAGGTTTTTCTGGTGTTCGACTGGCCGTCTGCGGCGATCCGCCGCACTTTTCCGGGAGTGCCTTTTTGTGTTCGAGCAACAGGTCCCTGCCTGAGAGAGCGGCTGGACAAAAGCCATGCCTCGGAGGTTTCGACGCACAGTGCGGTCATGGCCTATTGCCTCCCAAAGGCGCGGGTTGCTTGTGCGCCGCAGACACCCTACACCATGACCTTCTTTCTTTGCATCCCCTCTCCGTAATCATTTTTAACGCATTCTTTGGAGTAGAATCAAAAATAACTGAAATCACAGCTTGACAAAACGGCCCTGCTCGTGGTAAGCAAATAAATACTATCCGACGTTACGCGACGTATGAGTAAGGGTGCGTGAAAGAAAGATTTATGGAAAACCAAGTAACTGACAGTCATTGAAGCGGCGCAATACCTGAAGATGGGTAGATCGACTGTCGCTAAGCCGGCCCAAGAAGACAAACTGCCCACCCACATCCGGACAGTGCAGGAACTGCTGGGCCACAAAGACGTAAAGACGACCATGATTTCCACCCATGTCCTTAAACCGGGGCGGCAAGGGCGTCAGAAGTCCCGTGGACGATTTGTAGAGGCGAAAGGAAGGTGTCTTCTATGGAAACCATCTATTTCCCCGCATTCGTTGTGGAACAAGGTCTGACCCCATGCCTATGCCGGCGTTACGACAGAATTGCCTGCGGGGTTTTCTACCGCGATTTCGCGG
Proteins encoded in this region:
- a CDS encoding ABC transporter permease subunit, coding for MPFFGDSAAGGPPPAVSVPERDASEGNGGAHGGGNAGAGAGGSAAGRAGAWLAAHPMPLLFLVLCAVGIRLAGLSLPFVAEEVLTRLCRDTVLALALILPITAGMGLNFALPVGAMAAQGGLLIAACAGLSGGAAVGTALAVALPLAALLGALIGTVLNRVKGREMIVSIVIGLLGSNLYQLLCLGVPGRLIAVANPSVLLSKGSGLRNSVDLEFFRHILRNVGHVTVGGVSFSVGSLVVVLFFAAAVHWLLHSRFGLHARAVADDRDRAALCGIVPDRLRLQAMVLSTVLGACGQLIYIQDLSILNVYTGHLLSDIFAAAALLAGGATLRSATVGQAVLGVVLFHTLFVVSPMAGQNTLSNAAIGEYCRSFIAYGVIALAILLNRRKEGMSA
- a CDS encoding flavodoxin family protein; this encodes MKLLAVNGSPRKNWNTATLLGKVCEGAASVGAETDLVHLYDLDYKGCTSCFACKTKGMPRKGRCAMRDGLTPLLDAAWAADALVLGSPVYLGGMTGEMRSFFERLVFPALVYSDPPRSLFPRRIPTAVLYTLGATEEQSRQAGFETAMELSRMLLEMFLGKAELLCSYDTLQFSDYSKMDAERFDPEAKAARRREVFPRDCDKAFELGRRLVSAP
- a CDS encoding ATP-binding cassette domain-containing protein, which translates into the protein METLLDISGLSKRYGDCEALRNVSFSLARGEIVALLGANGSGKSTLLHILSGHEVIFATGSWQGRIVLDGVPLSLRSPRDALRAGIGMVHQELSLLPGLSAAENLFLTRERTRTSLPGRLAFLDWVDRAAQREEGAAVLAELGIRAGTEVPVRRLSLPVRHLVEFARERSRGDLRLLLLDEPTSCLNRGDSDTVLDAVRTLAARGTGVLFVSHKISEAIALADRMVVLRDGEVAGIFSRRDADERTLVRAMFGGDLFAVAPHASRPDTEPGPDGCAAILPETCALKNPKHSGQRAHPEREGEEKGKGATIPAVPAGGKTAEEAPPVLAFENVTTATPDENLRNFCLAVRPGEILGVTSLLGQGKGAFSRFFSEEHMPFSGTLRLAGRTVTVRDASFRRHVAFLSEDRRRDSLLLERSVLENLTFPAYALAGRFRRMGPLGLFDRAEAERYAEEAVRRYGITCVSLNQPVRELSGGNQQKVAVAKAAGLSPTVLVVCEPTRGVDLRTKRALLEWFAELNREEGMTIVICSGEPEDLVGFCSRIAVLREGQVRRMLGRDADEAALLAAMEMDREADGDGAANGPECGGGLVGAVPGAPEARR
- a CDS encoding ABC transporter permease subunit, which produces MMRHISPPTRIMLVFLVVLLALALKAGIDPARLAGDALRKLGMSAVLVLSLVPMMRAGMGLNFGMPIGVSAGLLGMCLSMNARLTGAAGFAAALGGAVAVGSLFGYVYGRILNVAKGREEVAGVFLGYAFLPLMSVFWTLAPFSNRKMLYPVGGQGLRPRIGLDPFFAGVLDKGFDLTVGGVAVPLGLLLFAGVLLALVALFYATATGKTFSVVGENERYARILGISVEGRRIASALLSTVLAAVGICVYAQSYGFAELYESASVMTFPAVCALLVGGASRWRAGAANALLGVAIYQTMYLLSTPVANAYLASETTELFRMVVTNGVILYAFLRR
- a CDS encoding double-cubane-cluster-containing anaerobic reductase, which produces MTTLQRTQHKGDKGDEGHAMGAPRHAPAALSKIPALREAKLLAVRDAKEAGVPVVGLYCTYSPRELVLAAGGIPVALCGYKQDPLPAASRDLPANLCPVVKTLYDLAATDTCPYFHFCDILFAQTTCDGRKKAYEFMGRLKPLHIMDLPQLPDAPHALPLWRGELERLKQFLETHTGRTITEEALRDAARATNREMRLLKRLFDANRRIPAPLSGRNLLEVMSVTAYSDVRGMGLALAEELLAEIDADTSGKFRGAPASAPRVLLTGVPVGIETGKVIELVEDGGGAVVAMENCGGYKVVDYLADEEDPRDMLTVLAEKYLRIPCSVMSPNTRRLELLGRMARDFAVQGVIDLTWQSCHTYNIESTAVGTFVRETLGLPFLHIETDFSPSDRENLRTRIEAFLEIL
- a CDS encoding DUF3798 domain-containing protein; its protein translation is MFRKCLALVLAVLLSGGGMSFAAPSCCGPAFAAEPFRIAIMTPTLSSSEDEFRAGQNMAKKYPDIVKHITHPDNFNAEIETTISQIVSLADDPQMKAIVIASGGSGFLPAIQKVKEKRPDILFITAPIWDDPVLMSKHIDLCLDTDWIRRGETIVRKAQKMGAKTFIHYSFPTHLAKEVISMRKSMMEKTCAELGMTFVEVITPDPQAGDGVAAMQQFLREDLPRQIALYGKDTNVFGSNCPMYDVIIDEAIKQGFIVAEQCCPTPTQAFPTVMGLEIEPEDQGNFEKINAMIREYAAAHGMTGRLAGWPIPVTIYLPEFAVEVAKRMIEDPSFKATDAKELEAFGKSLFGVGAEFNHYQDMPNYLVMIMESIIY
- a CDS encoding flavin reductase family protein — protein: MEKSDMGKSDMDKSRMEKINVGNNPFLLPQPQVLVGAMLGDRVNFQAVAWVSRVNARPAYMAVALGDHATRDGVVANGEFSINIPSVDLVAETDLMGLVSGRQVDKSAFFEVFYGSLSKAPLIRQCPVAMECRVVKTVELPADLLFIGEVIGTWTEERYLTNGMPDVTKVRPFVLTMPDNAYWAVGEKVGKAWHDGLPLRERLTSLL
- a CDS encoding TetR/AcrR family transcriptional regulator, with translation MGRTSDARERLLYAALDLIWTRTYDAVGVEAICQAAEVKKGSFYHFFASKEDLAAQALEEHWEHSLPAMRRIFAAEKDPLERLFDYFDQVRRLNVERRAGGGCICGCPYLHVGAEMVQGSERITRTVHRILAGHFAFFRQAISDARDAAKIDSGADVALLARAVFALFEGTLVLARVHNDLAYLDDLIPGTKRILGVTT